In one Mesoaciditoga lauensis cd-1655R = DSM 25116 genomic region, the following are encoded:
- a CDS encoding intracellular sulfur oxidation protein has product MEKKVLFVVYQAPVGSIWTNEAFRTAFGMYGEDIEPAVLLMESASASLSADTKPESLNLLPIKIVHRFIKRYETPVYGVKEHIEKYKVKNIDENFGAKIIDERDLSDFFHSFDYVIYM; this is encoded by the coding sequence GTGGAAAAGAAAGTGCTTTTTGTTGTCTACCAAGCGCCGGTGGGATCCATATGGACGAATGAAGCGTTTAGAACGGCTTTTGGAATGTACGGCGAAGACATAGAACCAGCTGTCTTGCTTATGGAAAGCGCATCAGCTTCTTTGTCTGCCGACACAAAGCCGGAAAGTTTGAATTTGCTTCCAATTAAGATAGTTCATAGATTCATAAAAAGGTATGAAACTCCAGTTTACGGGGTAAAAGAGCATATTGAAAAGTACAAAGTTAAGAATATAGATGAAAATTTCGGAGCAAAGATCATAGACGAAAGGGATTTAAGCGATTTTTTCCATTCGTTTGATTACGTGATATACATGTGA
- the lpdA gene encoding dihydrolipoyl dehydrogenase, with protein sequence MTYDLFVVGGGPAGYVAAIRASQLGMKVGIAEDRFLGGTCTNVGCIPTKAWLASSELFDEIKRSQKFGISVENPGIDIKKVASRTNRIVLRNRKGIEFLLKKNSVDFFNGHAEVKSTNRVKIGDKEVESKYLLLSQGSHPIKFPPFDVDGVLTSDEIFSINEIPRKLLIVGGGVIGVEMATFFSSFNCQVTIVEIMDHILPAMDEDVVEVVSNSLKKRGIQLHVKTKTLSVEKKHDKYLVTFEGEEKFEDEFDKILLSVGRKSNVFDDVKSLGIELDKRGNVITDLSMRTNIENIYAAGDINGKYMLAHVASREGIVAVSNMNGKKVEIDYRAVPSVVFSKPEIAMVGKGEDELKKKGIEYKKGVFPMSALGRARTLESNEGFAKILSDKNGVILGFTAVGPMTTEILMEGVLAVQNGFTLEKLVEHIHPHPTISEIVMQSAEDALGMPIDK encoded by the coding sequence ATGACATACGATCTTTTCGTTGTAGGGGGAGGGCCAGCCGGGTACGTGGCTGCTATTAGGGCTTCCCAATTAGGAATGAAGGTTGGCATAGCTGAAGATAGATTTTTGGGTGGTACATGTACAAATGTTGGTTGTATTCCCACAAAGGCATGGCTCGCATCCTCTGAACTCTTTGATGAAATCAAAAGATCCCAAAAGTTTGGAATAAGCGTTGAAAATCCAGGAATAGATATTAAAAAAGTGGCTTCGCGCACGAATAGGATTGTATTGAGAAACAGAAAGGGAATCGAGTTTCTTCTTAAAAAGAATTCCGTTGATTTCTTTAACGGACATGCAGAAGTTAAAAGCACAAATAGGGTAAAAATAGGAGATAAAGAGGTAGAATCAAAATATCTGCTCCTCTCTCAAGGCTCACATCCTATAAAATTCCCTCCATTTGATGTTGATGGAGTTCTAACAAGCGATGAAATTTTTTCGATAAATGAAATCCCTCGAAAGTTGTTAATAGTTGGTGGTGGCGTTATAGGAGTGGAAATGGCAACTTTCTTTTCCTCTTTCAATTGCCAAGTTACCATCGTGGAGATAATGGATCACATTCTTCCGGCAATGGATGAAGATGTGGTGGAAGTCGTTTCCAACTCCTTGAAAAAACGTGGAATACAGCTTCATGTCAAAACCAAGACTCTCTCCGTTGAGAAAAAGCATGACAAATATCTTGTCACCTTTGAGGGAGAAGAAAAGTTTGAAGACGAATTTGACAAGATACTTTTAAGCGTTGGAAGAAAATCAAACGTTTTTGACGATGTGAAATCGCTTGGAATAGAATTGGATAAGAGAGGAAATGTTATAACGGATCTTAGTATGAGAACAAACATAGAAAATATATACGCCGCAGGAGATATAAATGGAAAATACATGTTGGCACATGTGGCATCACGTGAGGGTATTGTGGCGGTAAGCAACATGAACGGGAAAAAAGTGGAGATAGATTACAGGGCCGTGCCAAGCGTTGTGTTCTCGAAGCCGGAGATCGCAATGGTGGGTAAAGGAGAAGATGAACTGAAAAAGAAAGGAATAGAGTACAAAAAGGGTGTCTTTCCGATGAGTGCTCTGGGAAGGGCTCGAACTTTGGAATCAAATGAAGGATTTGCCAAGATACTCAGCGATAAAAACGGAGTGATACTTGGTTTTACGGCAGTTGGCCCGATGACAACGGAAATACTTATGGAAGGTGTTTTAGCAGTCCAAAACGGATTTACACTCGAAAAGCTTGTTGAACACATCCATCCTCATCCAACGATATCCGAAATAGTGATGCAGAGCGCAGAAGATGCGTTGGGAATGCCAATAGACAAGTAA
- a CDS encoding DsrE/DsrF/TusD sulfur relay family protein, producing MKITIQVMNPPYTYEDLDTAIKIADEALKRGHEVKIFLFCDSALASNKLVKPVRQDRNIPKTLEKMIAEKGLKVDICGICMDYRGVTKDMIIEGAVPSGVPELAELIYESDRFISLMA from the coding sequence ATGAAAATCACAATTCAAGTTATGAATCCCCCTTACACTTACGAAGATTTAGATACGGCAATTAAAATAGCCGATGAGGCTTTGAAAAGAGGGCATGAAGTAAAAATATTTCTCTTTTGCGATTCGGCGTTGGCTTCGAACAAATTGGTTAAGCCCGTAAGGCAAGACAGAAATATTCCAAAGACTTTAGAAAAAATGATAGCTGAAAAAGGGCTAAAAGTTGATATATGCGGAATATGTATGGATTACAGAGGGGTAACCAAAGACATGATCATAGAAGGTGCTGTACCTAGCGGTGTTCCGGAGCTTGCCGAATTGATATACGAATCGGATAGGTTCATAAGCCTTATGGCTTAA
- a CDS encoding glycine cleavage system protein H, whose amino-acid sequence MKKYTDTNEYILIEGNVGIVGITKQKLDELGDIVHVDLPSPGKEIKKGDTLFSIEAIKTENDIPSPLSGKVIAVNEEVENNPEILNTDPEGKGWLCKIELSNSREIEELKDEE is encoded by the coding sequence ATGAAAAAGTACACTGACACAAACGAATACATTTTGATAGAAGGCAACGTGGGAATTGTTGGAATAACAAAGCAAAAGCTCGATGAATTAGGCGATATAGTTCATGTAGATCTTCCATCACCTGGAAAAGAAATAAAAAAAGGTGATACACTTTTCTCAATAGAAGCCATAAAAACCGAAAACGATATCCCCTCACCACTAAGTGGGAAGGTTATAGCTGTAAATGAAGAAGTGGAAAACAATCCGGAAATTCTCAACACCGATCCAGAGGGAAAAGGTTGGCTGTGCAAGATCGAATTAAGCAATTCAAGGGAGATAGAAGAGTTAAAGGATGAGGAATAA
- the tusB gene encoding sulfurtransferase complex subunit TusB, with amino-acid sequence MALVLIKYGFDNPAERIKINTTKEEDSVVLIQNGVFWALKEDIEKKVKGKIYAIKEDFLARGYSEKDSHVKLIDYSSFMDIIEKEEKFIG; translated from the coding sequence ATGGCGCTTGTTTTGATAAAGTACGGATTTGATAATCCAGCTGAGAGGATAAAAATAAACACGACTAAGGAAGAAGATAGTGTGGTGTTGATACAAAACGGTGTTTTTTGGGCTCTCAAAGAAGATATTGAAAAAAAGGTTAAGGGGAAAATTTATGCCATTAAAGAAGATTTTTTAGCAAGGGGCTACTCGGAAAAAGACTCACATGTAAAGCTCATAGATTACTCTTCTTTTATGGACATAATAGAAAAAGAAGAGAAGTTCATAGGATAG